From Xyrauchen texanus isolate HMW12.3.18 chromosome 9, RBS_HiC_50CHRs, whole genome shotgun sequence, the proteins below share one genomic window:
- the LOC127649104 gene encoding reticulophagy regulator 1-like: protein MANQSAIESLDALEVEPVGHIAGECSSRAVNSGVEMAEKEEEQLEADINPAGTYPLCPISKLINWKRPLRTSVFFATTNIVFWLVSLSPCRVFSLVSMCLDVLVVIQLVRDVALSRSRGATLWRRMTSSWEVIDSVQEGKPGSVSPFTDFWTSFKLFIEEASSFKQQNPGKFCLLVCSMCSFLAILGRYIPGVVISYILVLGIFLWPLGLSHEFGMWLEPVLQKLDFGVGVFLQKIKENHERRILQSQANRESIEADLSALFPKLDSTMCKELSVSDTEVSEMTWTDNGTFNLSEGHTPQTETSDDSDRRSDEEVFTCGFPEFPSLDNGLGTNGEDDEDLSIGMPTPPAHPSRVGSTQSEEEPIVQALEVVQRLAGDMITAAVTAAMQERLEATVAPMLVQALTEDSEAEDFEMLDQSELEELEGELGMGRASRPDSSKPSKPSGFLSKLLGHH from the exons ATGGCTAATCAGAGTGCAATTGAAAGCCTAGATGCTTTAGAGGTGGAGCCGGTGGGTCATATCGCAGGCGAGTGTTCCTCCCGAGCAGTCAACTCAGGTGTAGAGATGGCGGAGAAAGAGGAAGAGCAGCTTGAGGCAGACATAAACCCTGCAGGCACTTATCCACTGTGTCCTATATCTAAGCTGATTAACTGGAAAAGACCATTACGGACTTCCGTTTTCTTCGCAACTACAAATATTGTCTTTTG GTTGGTGTCCCTCAGTCCCTGTCGAGTATTCAGCCTTGTCTCCATGTGTCTGGATGTCTTAGTTGTGATACAGCTTGTGAGAGATGTGGCTCTTTCCAGATCAAGAG GTGCCACTTTATGGAGGAGAATGACAAGCAG ttGGGAGGTCATTGACTCGGTCCAGGAAGGCAAGCCTGGATCAGTATCTCCATTCACAGACTTTTGGACGAGCTTCAAGCTGTTCATTGAAGAGGCTTCTTCTTTTAAGCAGCAGAATCCAGGCAAG TTCTGTCTGCTGGTATGCAGTATGTGTTCCTTTTTGGCAATACTTGGACGCTACATTCCAGGGGTTGTTATTTCATACATCTTAG TGCTGGGCATATTTCTTTGGCCTTTGGGGTTGTCACATGAGTTTGGGATGTGGTTGGAGCCAGTTCTGCAGAAACTGGACTTTGGTGTGGGCGTGTTTCTTCAGAAAATAAAGGAGAATCATG AGAGGAGGATACTCCAGTCACAAGCCAACAGAGAGAGCATTGAAGCAGACCTGTCTGCTCTTTTTCCCAAG CTGGACTCAACAATGTGCAAGGAGCTGTCTGTATCAGACACAGAGGTCTCGGAAATGACGTGGACAGACAATGGCACCTTTAACCTTTCAGAGGGACACACACCTCAGACGGAGACCTCTGATG ACTCAGACCGGCGAAGTGATGAGGAAGTCTTCACGTGTGGATTTCCAGAGTTTCCCTCCCTGGACAATGGCTTGGGGACAAAtggtgaggatgatgaggatCTAAGCATCGGTATGCCTACCCCACCAGCCCATCCCAGCAGGGTCGGGTCCACACAGTCAGAAGAGGAACCTATAGTCCAGGCCCTGGAGGTTGTGCAGAGGCTGGCTGGAGACATGATCACGGCAGCTGTCACAGCAGCCATGCAGGAACGCCTGGAGGCCACAGTAGCGCCAATGCTGGTCCAGGCACTGACTGAGGACAGCGAAGCAGAGGACTTTGAGATGTTGGACCAATCAGAGCTAGAAGAGCTAGAGGGGGAGCTGGGGATGGGCAGGGCAAGCCGTCCAGATTCGTCAAAACCCAGCAAACCTTCAGGCTTTCTCTCTAAACTACTGGGGCACCACTAG
- the LOC127649619 gene encoding E3 ubiquitin-protein ligase RNF182-like, whose translation MMGQLPEDVVGGCTTAELECKICYCAYSLSSRRPKVLECCHYLCAKCLAKILDLGESLPNTVVCPFCRYITNLPGEAVESLPDEYNLVTAFSIQTQKHQNLNENQGDIRLSHRDLNSLVCHSASTSPTSILSNYMVITIMDSQQESVFPSHSPAPARDYRSSSLDSMASITQRWTVWNCAALLCQTSARFLVWLLGLLYFSSLPLGVYLLIMQHTTMGVLLVSLVPISLLIIMVYDLCQCLCHELWDCVPL comes from the coding sequence ATGATGGGACAACTTCCAGAAGATGTGGTGGGTGGCTGCACCACAGCGGAACTGGAATGCAAGATCTGCTACTGTGCTTACAGCCTATCAAGCCGACGTCCCAAAGTACTTGAGTGCTGTCATTATCTGTGTGCCAAGTGCCTTGCAAAAATTCTTGATTTAGGTGAATCGTTGCCCAATACGGTGGTATGCCCATTCTGCCGCTACATCACGAACCTTCCCGGAGAGGCTGTGGAAAGTCTACCAGATGAGTACAACCTGGTGACAGCTTTCTCCATCCAGACACAGAAGCATCAGAACCTGAATGAGAACCAAGGCGATATTCGCCTCAGCCACAGAGATCTCAACTCCCTGGTGTGTCACTCTGCCTCAACTTCGCCTACTTCAATTCTTTCTAATTACATGGTAATTACCATTATGGACTCCCAACAGGAGTCTGTATTTCCTTCGCATAGCCCAGCTCCAGCTAGGGATTACCGCTCTTCCAGCCTGGACTCCATGGCCTCCATTACACAGAGATGGACAGTGTGGAACTGTGCAGCCCTGCTATGCCAGACCTCAGCCAGGTTCCTGGTCTGGCTGTTGGGGCTGCTGTACTTCAGCTCATTGCCTCTGGGTGTCTACTTGCTAATCATGCAACATACAACAATGGGGGTTTTGCTGGTCAGTCTGGTACCCATCAGTCTTCTTATTATCATGGTGTACGACCTTTGTCAGTGCCTGTGCCATGAGTTGTGGGACTGTGTACCACTTTAA